In a genomic window of Tissierella sp. Yu-01:
- a CDS encoding carbohydrate ABC transporter permease, which produces MNNMKSSTLLKTIIILYLFIIIFPFFWVTVTSFRPESEIWSTNALQLKGATFTDINYVNLFKTTILNSLKNSLIISTITTVYVTMIASLCAYSIARLEFKFKKLLTVMILATSMFPQMIAIGPIYRVFVKLGWTNSYYISLPYSMITLPIAVFILITHFSQIPREMEESAIMDGSSKINTFFKIILPLATPGIFTSAIMTFIGAWNEFLLSLTLNTNESWRTATVSMSFLRGQFEIFWGQVTAATVVVTIPTLIIVILFQRQIVSGITSGALKE; this is translated from the coding sequence ATGAATAATATGAAATCATCAACACTATTAAAAACAATTATAATCCTATATTTGTTTATAATAATCTTTCCTTTCTTTTGGGTAACGGTTACATCCTTTAGACCAGAATCGGAGATTTGGAGTACCAACGCTCTTCAATTAAAGGGAGCTACATTTACAGATATAAACTATGTAAATCTATTCAAGACAACAATACTTAACTCTTTGAAAAACTCTCTTATAATTTCAACTATCACAACTGTCTATGTAACTATGATAGCTTCCCTATGTGCCTATTCTATTGCTAGACTGGAATTTAAATTTAAGAAATTACTAACTGTCATGATACTGGCAACATCAATGTTTCCCCAGATGATAGCAATAGGACCTATATATAGGGTGTTTGTAAAACTTGGCTGGACGAATAGCTACTATATATCCTTGCCATATTCCATGATCACTTTACCAATAGCTGTATTTATATTGATAACTCACTTCTCTCAAATACCGAGAGAAATGGAAGAGTCAGCTATAATGGATGGTTCATCAAAGATAAATACCTTTTTTAAAATAATACTACCCTTAGCTACTCCTGGAATATTCACTTCGGCAATCATGACCTTTATAGGTGCATGGAATGAATTCCTATTATCCTTGACCCTAAATACCAACGAGTCATGGAGGACAGCAACAGTAAGTATGTCTTTTTTAAGGGGACAGTTTGAAATCTTCTGGGGACAGGTCACTGCTGCAACAGTGGTAGTAACCATACCTACTTTAATTATTGTAATTTTATTCCAAAGGCAAATTGTATCCGGAATTACCTCCGGTGCATTAAAGGAGTGA
- a CDS encoding ABC transporter permease subunit: MKLSKWVDKKAGYILILPAVIFIILFSIAPIMGTLRYAFFDMQLNDQSRNDMYMKSNVNISLNQETIDYLNYYLDIDLDFVQKEETITKIDEIKMDLSDLDNFIAEEIATADLRGVVQVSKAKQNALMEKQKLILDSLEELYNMKDEFYSPEDTMAVASEFETSIIKSNFIGGGNFAKVLKDSRIHSTLKFTLVFTIISVLAELILGLALALIMNKSFKGRSLIRTFSLIPWAIPTSVAALMWSYLYNGSSGIISHIFTALGFISSPAAMLNSSTNALWGIIIADVWKTTPYMALLLLGGLQVIPNSLYESSALDGARKWQQFRYITLPLLKPSIFVALLFRTLDAFRVLDLIYVLTGGGPGGSTESLSLYAYKVMFSQTRFGYGSAMVLIMALVVGIITFIYIKALNVDLIGENR, encoded by the coding sequence ATGAAACTTTCAAAATGGGTGGATAAAAAAGCCGGTTATATACTCATTCTACCAGCTGTAATTTTTATAATATTGTTCTCTATTGCACCCATTATGGGTACACTCCGCTATGCCTTTTTTGATATGCAGTTAAATGACCAATCCAGAAATGATATGTACATGAAGTCGAATGTAAATATTTCATTGAATCAAGAAACTATTGATTACTTGAATTATTATTTGGATATAGACTTGGATTTTGTTCAAAAGGAAGAAACCATAACTAAAATAGATGAAATAAAAATGGATTTATCAGACCTTGATAATTTTATTGCTGAGGAAATTGCAACTGCTGACTTAAGAGGTGTAGTGCAAGTAAGTAAGGCTAAACAGAATGCTTTAATGGAAAAACAAAAGCTTATATTAGACAGCCTAGAGGAATTATATAACATGAAGGATGAGTTTTACTCGCCAGAGGATACAATGGCAGTAGCGTCGGAATTTGAAACATCAATCATAAAATCAAATTTTATAGGTGGAGGCAACTTTGCCAAAGTTTTAAAGGATAGTAGGATCCATTCCACACTAAAATTCACATTAGTATTTACAATAATTTCAGTATTAGCAGAGTTAATACTGGGCTTAGCCTTAGCATTAATTATGAATAAATCATTTAAAGGGAGGTCACTTATTAGAACCTTTTCTTTAATACCATGGGCAATTCCTACTTCAGTGGCTGCATTAATGTGGAGCTATCTATATAACGGCTCAAGTGGCATTATATCACATATCTTTACGGCATTAGGATTTATTTCATCACCGGCTGCTATGCTCAATTCATCTACAAATGCACTTTGGGGTATAATCATTGCGGACGTATGGAAGACAACCCCCTATATGGCATTACTTTTACTAGGAGGATTACAGGTAATACCTAATAGTTTGTATGAATCATCAGCACTTGATGGAGCTAGAAAATGGCAACAATTCAGATACATTACCTTACCCCTATTAAAACCATCAATATTCGTAGCACTACTTTTCAGAACTCTAGATGCCTTTAGAGTTCTAGACTTAATCTATGTGTTAACAGGAGGAGGCCCTGGTGGCTCTACAGAGTCGCTGTCCCTTTATGCTTATAAAGTGATGTTTTCACAAACGCGGTTTGGTTATGGGTCTGCTATGGTTTTAATAATGGCTTTGGTAGTGGGAATCATTACATTTATCTACATTAAAGCTCTTAATGTAGATTTAATAGGCGAAAATAGGTAG
- the pgmB gene encoding beta-phosphoglucomutase, with the protein MKIFKEEGLNIERLPLLETLMSLGNGYMGTRGYLEEFDYPNSVRGNYINGLYERVPMAHAEWAWGFPLETDRMPNLLDLFKIIITLDGEEVVIDGNIQDFKRELDFQDGLSRRSYKYVTKIGKVAEINFEQLISLPYKELRTWTLNIIYDGEIEIINKVDFNISNVSGKGDPRIAPNQIPLIEVVESQYESNGGEILLKTIRSGLRVRMDFRDKGKFDSSWRTDDEGLKICFTSNGKLEINRVVKYWDSIRNINSAFISKEKLYKEQREYLSDFNRRCSIDFLDNEELDNAIDFMKFHMLQSTTQDVYGNISAKGLSGEGYEGHYFWDTEIFLFPLWLLWNEERAKNLLLYRYNLLDKARLRAKEMGHRKGVCFPWRTISGIESSGYFPAGSAQYHINFDIAYIFIQWWLANKDMDFLVDYTMELVLETARTAMEIGSFHSDGFHIHGVTGPDEYTAMVSDNYYTNKMAQYNLKWVVRLWEILKKERFEQWNRLKEILNIQDDEIKAMEKAANEMVFIYDEEEGIVAQDSTFLTKPLWPKENSLRPLLLHYHPLTIYRYQILKQADAVLALYLVEDEDEEVTKRTYYYYENINTHDSSLSPCIGGLMACRLKDEEKAYNYFMDSVYMDLKDINKNTSDGLHMANMGGTLISVLSGFGGIRIKEDGLHIDPYVPKKLGRIRFRFTWRKEILEVTIDKEDVNIKKIVEKAVLFDLDGVLTSTSDNHYEGWKKICKDLGLDLPEEFRNRLRGVSRGDALDLILEYFRLEFSYEKKLELANKKNNYYKESILSFNSNNLYPGVIELLEDIKKRGFKIGLVSASKNAPQLIRSMEIEKYFDAIVDPEKIERTKPYPDPFLVAAEMLSVNPQDCMGVEDAKVGIESIKSAGMVALGIGCDDLGKADVVFDTIKDASWYILNWLEENDGRD; encoded by the coding sequence ATGAAGATATTTAAAGAGGAAGGTTTAAATATCGAAAGATTACCTCTTTTAGAAACCCTAATGTCGCTTGGAAATGGATATATGGGGACAAGAGGATATTTGGAGGAGTTTGACTACCCTAATTCTGTTAGAGGTAATTATATAAATGGTTTATATGAACGGGTTCCAATGGCTCATGCGGAATGGGCATGGGGATTTCCCCTAGAAACGGACAGGATGCCTAATTTGCTAGATCTTTTTAAGATTATCATCACCTTAGACGGAGAAGAAGTAGTTATAGACGGGAACATTCAGGACTTTAAAAGAGAATTGGATTTTCAGGATGGGCTATCTCGTCGTAGCTATAAATATGTGACGAAAATTGGGAAAGTGGCAGAGATTAATTTTGAACAGCTAATTTCTCTTCCATATAAAGAGTTGAGAACTTGGACACTTAATATTATCTACGATGGCGAAATTGAAATTATAAATAAAGTTGATTTCAATATCTCAAATGTCTCAGGCAAAGGTGATCCTAGAATTGCTCCTAACCAGATTCCTTTGATAGAGGTTGTAGAGTCTCAATATGAATCCAATGGTGGAGAAATCTTACTAAAGACCATAAGGTCTGGATTGCGGGTAAGAATGGATTTTAGAGATAAGGGGAAATTCGATTCTTCTTGGAGGACAGATGATGAAGGCCTAAAAATATGCTTTACTTCAAATGGAAAATTGGAAATAAATCGAGTAGTTAAGTATTGGGACAGCATTCGAAATATAAACAGTGCCTTTATTTCCAAAGAAAAACTATATAAAGAACAAAGAGAATATTTAAGTGATTTTAACAGAAGATGCTCCATAGATTTTTTGGACAATGAAGAATTGGACAATGCGATTGATTTTATGAAATTCCATATGCTTCAATCAACTACTCAGGATGTTTATGGTAATATCTCGGCGAAGGGTTTGTCCGGAGAAGGTTATGAAGGGCATTATTTTTGGGATACTGAGATTTTCCTTTTTCCCTTATGGTTACTTTGGAATGAGGAGAGGGCAAAAAATTTGTTGCTCTATAGATATAATCTTCTAGATAAAGCAAGACTTCGAGCTAAAGAAATGGGTCATCGAAAAGGAGTCTGCTTTCCTTGGCGGACCATATCAGGAATTGAATCTTCAGGCTACTTCCCAGCAGGTTCAGCTCAATATCACATAAATTTTGACATAGCCTATATCTTTATTCAATGGTGGCTTGCTAATAAGGATATGGACTTTTTAGTAGACTATACCATGGAATTGGTGTTGGAAACAGCTAGGACTGCAATGGAGATTGGCTCATTTCACAGTGATGGATTTCATATCCATGGTGTAACAGGGCCTGATGAATACACTGCCATGGTGTCTGATAACTATTACACTAATAAGATGGCACAATATAATCTAAAGTGGGTAGTAAGGTTATGGGAAATCCTTAAGAAAGAAAGGTTTGAGCAGTGGAATAGACTTAAGGAAATACTCAATATCCAAGATGATGAAATAAAGGCTATGGAGAAGGCAGCTAATGAAATGGTTTTTATATATGATGAGGAAGAAGGTATAGTAGCACAAGATTCTACATTCCTAACTAAACCTTTATGGCCTAAGGAAAATAGCCTAAGACCTTTGCTGTTACATTATCATCCTCTTACAATTTATAGATATCAGATTTTAAAGCAGGCTGACGCTGTGCTTGCTCTGTATTTAGTAGAAGATGAGGATGAAGAAGTTACAAAACGCACCTATTACTATTACGAAAATATTAACACCCATGACTCATCTCTTTCTCCATGTATAGGTGGGCTCATGGCTTGTAGGCTTAAGGATGAAGAGAAAGCCTATAATTATTTTATGGATTCTGTCTATATGGATTTGAAGGACATCAATAAAAACACATCGGATGGTCTTCATATGGCAAATATGGGAGGAACTCTTATATCTGTCTTAAGCGGATTTGGTGGTATTAGAATAAAAGAGGATGGGCTTCATATTGACCCATACGTTCCAAAAAAATTAGGTAGAATAAGGTTTAGATTTACATGGAGAAAGGAAATTCTTGAGGTTACTATTGATAAAGAAGACGTGAATATTAAGAAAATTGTAGAAAAAGCAGTCCTCTTTGACCTAGATGGAGTATTGACAAGCACCTCCGATAATCACTATGAAGGATGGAAGAAGATATGTAAGGATTTAGGACTAGATCTACCTGAAGAGTTTCGCAACAGACTTCGTGGTGTTTCACGTGGAGATGCCCTTGATTTAATTTTAGAGTACTTTAGACTTGAATTTTCTTATGAGAAAAAGTTGGAGCTGGCAAATAAAAAGAATAATTACTATAAAGAATCCATATTATCTTTCAATTCTAATAATCTTTATCCAGGGGTTATAGAACTATTGGAAGATATTAAGAAAAGAGGGTTCAAAATAGGTCTAGTATCAGCTAGTAAAAATGCCCCTCAATTAATAAGAAGTATGGAAATCGAGAAA
- a CDS encoding ABC transporter substrate-binding protein, translated as MKRFLIVLLIVSLVMGLVACASNQVEEPVVTEEAPVVTEPEPTPEPPPSKILINFAVQADSTPALEKLVEAFNEQSEMYEVKATIMTNDSGQMHDQLLNSLSSKSGEYDVISMDVVWAGEFAAAGYLEPIDQLLMDKGWKPTDFNAGSMDSGKYKGKNYVLPYFPDLGFIYFRSDIVSAEDVAILQSGDYTFDDLIAMGEKYQGEMGTKHAFVYQSKQYEGLTCNLNEFSGNWTDIEGGLNYMKQMMDKNLTPEDILNYTEGEVHNALLNGEAVFARNWPYVNGMLQSGEHDVKVDQIGYAPLPKGGTVGGWILGINANSQNPEGAKEFLTFLAGPEGQKINAIEGSYLPGFNALLEDEEVLAANKLLTDEGFQNALARTIPRPVVPNYSEVSDIIQISAHEYLSGNSTIEDAVVRIQEALAE; from the coding sequence ATGAAAAGGTTTTTAATCGTATTGCTTATTGTATCCTTGGTAATGGGCCTTGTAGCTTGTGCTAGCAACCAAGTAGAAGAACCAGTAGTCACTGAAGAGGCGCCAGTGGTTACAGAGCCTGAACCAACACCAGAACCACCACCAAGTAAAATCTTAATAAACTTTGCAGTACAGGCAGACTCAACACCTGCACTAGAAAAATTAGTTGAAGCCTTTAATGAACAAAGTGAAATGTATGAGGTAAAAGCAACAATTATGACTAATGATTCAGGACAGATGCATGATCAACTGTTAAATTCTCTATCTTCAAAAAGTGGAGAATATGATGTTATTTCAATGGATGTAGTTTGGGCAGGAGAATTTGCTGCGGCAGGATACCTAGAACCTATTGATCAGTTATTAATGGACAAGGGATGGAAACCAACAGATTTTAATGCAGGGTCCATGGATTCGGGTAAATATAAAGGGAAAAATTATGTTTTACCATATTTCCCTGACTTGGGATTCATCTATTTTAGATCGGATATAGTTTCAGCTGAAGATGTAGCAATACTTCAATCAGGAGACTACACATTTGATGATTTGATTGCCATGGGAGAGAAATACCAAGGTGAAATGGGAACAAAACACGCCTTTGTATATCAATCTAAACAATATGAAGGTTTAACTTGTAACCTCAACGAGTTCAGTGGCAACTGGACAGATATTGAAGGTGGTTTAAATTACATGAAGCAAATGATGGATAAAAACTTAACTCCAGAAGATATATTAAACTATACTGAAGGTGAGGTTCACAATGCTCTACTAAACGGTGAAGCTGTATTTGCAAGGAATTGGCCATATGTAAATGGTATGCTTCAATCAGGTGAACATGATGTTAAGGTTGACCAAATTGGATATGCACCTCTTCCAAAGGGTGGAACTGTAGGTGGATGGATTCTTGGTATTAATGCTAATTCCCAAAACCCTGAAGGAGCTAAGGAATTCCTAACATTCTTAGCAGGTCCGGAAGGACAAAAAATCAATGCAATAGAAGGAAGCTATTTACCTGGATTTAATGCTCTGTTAGAAGACGAGGAAGTCTTAGCAGCTAATAAATTATTAACAGATGAGGGATTCCAAAATGCATTAGCTAGAACAATTCCAAGACCAGTAGTGCCAAACTACTCAGAGGTTAGTGATATTATCCAAATTAGTGCTCATGAATATCTATCAGGCAATAGTACTATAGAAGATGCTGTAGTGAGAATTCAGGAAGCCCTAGCTGAATAA
- a CDS encoding ABC transporter ATP-binding protein translates to MLEIKNLEVYYGAIHALKNMNFKINQGEIVTLIGANGAGKSTTLKAISGLLKPRSGEIILEGKNINTLHAPEIVKLGMSHVPEGRRIFAKMSVMENLEMGAYTRKDKEGINADIKKVFTLFPRLEERKEQMAGTLSGGEQQMLAIGRGLMSRPKLLLLDEPSMGLAPIIVNEIFDIIRDINKEGTTVLLVEQNANTALKLADRAYIIRTGEIEIEGNAKDLLKDENVRKAYLEG, encoded by the coding sequence ATGCTAGAAATTAAAAATTTAGAAGTATATTATGGTGCCATCCATGCCCTTAAGAACATGAATTTTAAGATAAATCAAGGTGAGATAGTTACACTAATTGGTGCTAATGGAGCAGGAAAGAGTACAACTTTAAAGGCAATATCCGGGCTTCTAAAACCAAGAAGTGGTGAGATAATATTAGAAGGAAAAAATATAAACACATTACATGCTCCAGAAATAGTTAAACTTGGTATGTCACATGTGCCTGAAGGCAGAAGGATATTTGCTAAAATGAGCGTGATGGAAAATCTTGAAATGGGAGCATATACAAGAAAAGATAAAGAAGGAATTAATGCAGATATAAAAAAGGTATTTACTCTTTTCCCAAGATTAGAAGAAAGAAAAGAACAAATGGCTGGAACTCTTTCAGGTGGAGAACAACAAATGCTAGCAATTGGAAGAGGATTAATGTCCAGACCGAAGCTATTATTGTTAGATGAACCATCAATGGGCCTTGCACCAATTATAGTAAATGAAATCTTCGATATAATTAGAGATATAAATAAGGAAGGAACAACAGTATTACTTGTAGAGCAAAATGCCAATACAGCATTAAAGCTTGCAGACAGGGCTTATATAATAAGAACTGGGGAAATAGAAATTGAGGGAAATGCTAAAGATTTGTTAAAGGATGAAAATGTAAGAAAAGCATATTTAGAAGGTTAA